GCCATGCTGGGCAGATTCAGGACTACAACTACATCACGATGGGGTTCGATAAGTATCTGATCGATTTCTTTGGTATCGATGCGAAAGCGTTTGAATGGCAAGTGTTAGCTGGTGGGGCGGATGAGGAGCTGATCAACTGGGTGAAAACTAATGGTCGCAAGCCATCCGATGAAGAAATCACACAGTGGAGCACGAACCTTCTCGCCTCCGGGCCGAAAGACGAGTCGGCTCGCCAACGGTTCCAAGGTCGCCTGCAAGAGATTGCAACTAAACGTGGTGTGTCGGTCGATTCCCTTCCTCCTGTCAGCACATGGGCCGATGTCATTGAGCTTGATGAAGACCGACTCTGATGTCTTTGGTGTCTCCTGCCGGATCGCCGCCTCATCCACCTTCTTGCGGTCATTGTGATTCTAAATGTGCTGTATCTCGTCGACCATATCTTCCAAGGGGCTTTTCACCGGCGGATCGATGAATAGTCGATAAGATTTCTCGTTGTAGCGACCGTCATTCTGGCTGGAAAGGGATTGAGTGTCTCGCTGTATCGAGCGGGACGGGTAGGCGTTCGCT
This genomic interval from Nitrospira sp. contains the following:
- a CDS encoding DUF5069 domain-containing protein — protein: MTNQTYPRSPKALLGGIAHLGRFIDKIRLRHAGQIQDYNYITMGFDKYLIDFFGIDAKAFEWQVLAGGADEELINWVKTNGRKPSDEEITQWSTNLLASGPKDESARQRFQGRLQEIATKRGVSVDSLPPVSTWADVIELDEDRL